A genomic segment from Tachysurus fulvidraco isolate hzauxx_2018 chromosome 21, HZAU_PFXX_2.0, whole genome shotgun sequence encodes:
- the apbb3 gene encoding amyloid-beta A4 precursor protein-binding family B member 3 isoform X2, translating into MLGKDYMLAIIIVNYEDDIWNDQNLTLDSDLPPGWRTIRDSTGTYYWHVPSGTTQWQHPSYSTEDEPSVTNGLPANPLKSAGADGRCESRRRLTESPMRSLSDGASWQEEYFCANMDPDSKCFAVRSLGWVEIPEEELAPGKSSLAVNNCIQQLSHSKAEGRDAVGAWGEGQDMMMVLKKDTLSLLDPIDRSLIHCQPIVSIRVWGVGCNNGRDFAFVASDKDTCMLKCHVFRCNAPAKTIASALHEMCSKIMAEKAAMPPSVPRSLTMESISPEDLPHQVNFLDAVRQRVQRFEAEYVGNLPVSRAMGMEVLNRAIESIMHSRDRDEWEPIVIHVSDKVLSLWRGEDGKDPFWESQVRYLTFLGVGHDTHTFAVIVDAGTQRFECHVFWCEPDAGIVSEAVQAACMVQYQKCLVSQTPPLRSKMWRAGSKVKRANSMDGSSFPPCQHGYTQPKMASSSIKKGMLAFFETFRNKPPVVPAP; encoded by the exons ATGACATCTGGAATGATCAGAACCTGACGCTGGATTCAGACCTCCCTCCAGGATGGCGTACTATACGGGACAGCACCGGTACCTACTACTGGCATGTCCCTTCAGGCACCACACAGTGGCAGCACCCTTCATACAGCACAGAGGACGAACCGAGCGTCACTAACGGACTCCCAGCTAACCCGCTCAAG AGTGCGGGAGCAGATGGGAGGTGTGAGTCTAGACGGAGGCTAACAGAAAGCCCCATGCGTTCCCTCAGTGATGG AGCATCCTGGCAGGAAGAATACTTCTGTGCAAACATGGACCCAGACTCTAAG TGTTTTGCGGTACGCTCGTTGGGATGGGTGGAGATCCCAGAAGAGGAACTGGCTCCAGGAAAGAGCAGCCTGGCAGTCAATAACTGCATCCAGCAGCTCTCTCACAGCAAAGCTGAGGGCCGTGACGCAGTCGGAGCTTGGGGAGAG ggTCAGGACATGATGATGGTGCTCAAAAAGGATACTCTAAGCCTCCTGGATCCCATAGACCGCAGTCTTATCCACTGCCAACCCATCGTCAGCATTCGAGTGTGGGGGGTAGGCTGCAACAACGGCAG GGACTTTGCCTTTGTGGCCAGTGATAAGGATACGTGCATGCTGAAGTGCCACGTGTTCCGCTGCAACGCACCAGCTAAGACTATAGCCTCTGCCCTGCATGAGATGTGTTCCAAG ATCATGGCAGAGAAAGCAGCGATGCCTCCATCCGTGCCACGATCGCTTACAATGGAGAGCATTTCTCCTGAGGATCTGCCTCACCAAG tcAACTTTTTAGATGCAGTCAGGCAGAGGGTTCAGAGATTTGAGGCTGAGTACGTCGGAAACCTTCCCGTCTCCAGAGCAATGG GGATGGAAGTGCTGAACAGGGCTATAGAGAGCATCATGCACTCCAGAGACAGAGACGAATGGGAACCGATTGTCATTCACGTGTCAGACAAGGTGCTGTCGCTATGGAGGGGAGAG GATGGCAAAGACCCTTTTTGGGAATCCCAGGTACGCTATCTGACCTTCCTCGGAGTCGGTCATGACACGCATACCTTTGCAGTGATAGTAGATGCCGGCACTCAGCGCTTTGAGTGTCACGTATTCTGGTGTGAACCTGACGCTGGGATCGTATCCGAGGCAGTCCAGGCAGCATGTATG GTCCAGTACCAGAAGTGCTTGGTTTCCCAGACACCACCTTTGAGGTCTAAAATGTGGCGAGCCGGCTCCAAAGTCAAACGCGCCAACTCCATGGATGGCTCCAGCTTTCCTCCATGCCAGCATGGATACACACAACCCAAAATGGCTTCATCTAGCATAAAGAAAGGCATGCTGGCTTTTTTCGAGACATTCCGAAATAAACCTCCTGTGGTTCCTGCACCATAG
- the LOC113646950 gene encoding proteasome maturation protein: MNTRGLRSQLKDSVPVAGLCPQAGSYGVPDALRRGFSSVKNELLPSHPLEISEKNFHLNQEKMNFSTLRNIQGLHAPLKLQMEYRAAKQIQRLPFLPSSNLALDTLRGVDESVGFEDILNDPTQSELMGEPHIMTEYKLGLM; the protein is encoded by the exons ATG AACACTCGTGGTCTTCGCTCTCAGCTCAAAGACAGCGTCCCTGTAGCAGGTCTTTGTCCACAGGCAGGATCTTATGGTGTACCTGATGCCCTGAGGAGAGG TTTTTCCAGTGTCAAAAATGAGCTCCTTCCTTCTCATCCTTTAGagatttcagaaaaaaat TTTCACCTTAACCAGGAAAAGATGAACTTTTCAACGTTAAGAAACATCCAAGGACTTCACGCCCCCTTGAAACTCCAGATGGAGTACAGAGCAGCCAAACAG ATTCAACGTTTGCCTTTTCTGCCGAGTTCTAACCTGGCTCTCGATACACTCAGGGGTGTCGATGAGTCCGTAGGATTCGAGGACATCCTTAACG ATCCTACCCAGAGCGAGCTGATGGGCGAACCTCATATCATGACTGAGTACAAACTGGGTCTAATGTGA
- the ccdc82 gene encoding coiled-coil domain-containing protein 82, which produces MKSVFMRRKRVTASVSRIDRAKTRMNAIEQMLEDSDEGSYCSTTSSDDSGSEYKESDDASGSSDDDSDDSPAHKRLDKRDDDSGGTDEEKCAVSRRRRKRSASASILDDDDGSCDSSDSEIGTEPVRKASGKKRLRLSDSEGETVKDDEVEAKEAAAKRRVRKKKLMELLKKRKSGTPLRRRRTLETEEVKVAEKEPEGEGEAKTSEDESSEEEPVRLVDSSEEEKEADTDSLKDFIVEDEEQKEGKEEEEGVETDEKSFRSHLPREFITGSQFTHFQLVVKALLINALDTSFLKSLYDGERTKRYAEEMKSSLRHFDERLVLPRLENLKQRSRWKDRYKERVECYPKVRVSTVNIRNKGCEACELHRNGRFCVRLSGQLYHNNTMQEDQFMPDDSQMFFVGSVCASRTEVYHALKHYKYHLFVRCRTALEDQKEAEQQTQKGDQDEPVKETVTKVFNKLMDEGWITEQFDEFQERLNAADFFQEEKLD; this is translated from the exons ATGAAGAGCGTATTCATGCGGAGGAAACGCGTAACGGCGTCTGTGTCACGTATCGACCGCGCAAAGACGCGCATGAACGCGATCGAGCAGATGCTCGAGGACAGCGACGAAGGGTCGTACTGCAGCACGACGAGCAGCGACGACTCCGGGAGTGAGTACAAGGAGTCTGACGACGCCTCAGGGAGCTCGGACGACGACTCGGATGATTCTCCTGCGCACAAACGATTGGATAAGAGAGACGACGACAGCGGCGGGACGGACGAGGAGAAGTGCGCCGTGTCACGACGACGTCGTAAGCGGTCGGCCAGCGCGAGCATCTTGGACGACGACGACGGCTCGTGCGACTCCTCCGACAGCGAAATCGGAACTGAACCTGTCAGGAAAGCATCGGGGAAAAAACGACTTAGGCTTTCCGACTCCGAGGGCGAAACTGTTAAGGACGATGAAGTGGAGGCCAAAGAAGCTGCTGCCAAGAGGAGAGTCAGGAAAAAGAAACTGATGGAGCTGTTGAAAAAGAGAAAGTCAGGCACGCCACTGCGCAGGCGCAGAACCCTG GAAACGGAAGAGGTCAAAGTTGCAGAAAAAGAACCTGAAGGCGAAGGAGAAGCAAAAACCTCCGAAGATGAGTCTAGCGAAGAGGAACCTGTCCGCTTGGTAGACAGCAgcgaagaagaaaaagaggccGACACCGACAGCCTGAAAGACTTCATTGTAGAGGATGAAGAGCAGAAAGAGggaaaggaagaggaggaaggggTTGAAACAGATGAAAAGAGCTTCCGGTCTCACCTTCCACGCGAGT TCATCACCGGATCTCAGTTCACACACTTTCAGCTGGTGGTCAAAGCCTTGTTGATCAACGCACTGGACACGTCCTTCCTCAAATCACTCTATG ATGGAGAGCGGACAAAGCGCTATGCCGAAGAGATGAAATCGTCATTGCGTCACTTTGACGAGCGACTTGTGCTCCCAAGGCTGGAAAATCTAAAGCAGAGGAGCCGCTGGAAAGACCGCTACAAA GAGCGAGTTGAGTGTTATCCCAAAGTGAGAGTTAGTACGGTGAACATCCGCAATAAGGGCTGCGAAGCGTGCGAGCTCCACCGAAACGGTCGcttctgtgtgcgtctgtccggGCAGCTGTATCACAACAACACAATGCAGGAGGACCAGTTCATGCCTGATGACTCGCAG ATGTTCTTTGTCGGCTCGGTCTGTGCCAGCCGGACTGAGGTGTACCACGCGCTTAAACATTACAAGTACCATCTGTTTGTGCGCTGTCGCACTGCTCTCGAAGATCAGAAAGAGGCGGAGCAACAGACACAGAAAGGAGACCAAGATGAGCCAGTGAAGGAGACAGTAACGAAAGTGTTCAACAAGCTGATGGATGAAGGCTGGAttactgag CAATTTGACGAATTTCAGGAACGCCTCAACGCTGCAGATTTCTTCCAAGAAGAGAAGCTGGACTGA
- the apbb3 gene encoding amyloid-beta A4 precursor protein-binding family B member 3 isoform X1 has protein sequence MLGKDYMLAIIIVNYEDDIWNDQNLTLDSDLPPGWRTIRDSTGTYYWHVPSGTTQWQHPSYSTEDEPSVTNGLPANPLKSAGADGRCESRRRLTESPMRSLSDGASWQEEYFCANMDPDSKCFAVRSLGWVEIPEEELAPGKSSLAVNNCIQQLSHSKAEGRDAVGAWGEGQDMMMVLKKDTLSLLDPIDRSLIHCQPIVSIRVWGVGCNNGRDRDFAFVASDKDTCMLKCHVFRCNAPAKTIASALHEMCSKIMAEKAAMPPSVPRSLTMESISPEDLPHQVNFLDAVRQRVQRFEAEYVGNLPVSRAMGMEVLNRAIESIMHSRDRDEWEPIVIHVSDKVLSLWRGEDGKDPFWESQVRYLTFLGVGHDTHTFAVIVDAGTQRFECHVFWCEPDAGIVSEAVQAACMVQYQKCLVSQTPPLRSKMWRAGSKVKRANSMDGSSFPPCQHGYTQPKMASSSIKKGMLAFFETFRNKPPVVPAP, from the exons ATGACATCTGGAATGATCAGAACCTGACGCTGGATTCAGACCTCCCTCCAGGATGGCGTACTATACGGGACAGCACCGGTACCTACTACTGGCATGTCCCTTCAGGCACCACACAGTGGCAGCACCCTTCATACAGCACAGAGGACGAACCGAGCGTCACTAACGGACTCCCAGCTAACCCGCTCAAG AGTGCGGGAGCAGATGGGAGGTGTGAGTCTAGACGGAGGCTAACAGAAAGCCCCATGCGTTCCCTCAGTGATGG AGCATCCTGGCAGGAAGAATACTTCTGTGCAAACATGGACCCAGACTCTAAG TGTTTTGCGGTACGCTCGTTGGGATGGGTGGAGATCCCAGAAGAGGAACTGGCTCCAGGAAAGAGCAGCCTGGCAGTCAATAACTGCATCCAGCAGCTCTCTCACAGCAAAGCTGAGGGCCGTGACGCAGTCGGAGCTTGGGGAGAG ggTCAGGACATGATGATGGTGCTCAAAAAGGATACTCTAAGCCTCCTGGATCCCATAGACCGCAGTCTTATCCACTGCCAACCCATCGTCAGCATTCGAGTGTGGGGGGTAGGCTGCAACAACGGCAG AGACAG GGACTTTGCCTTTGTGGCCAGTGATAAGGATACGTGCATGCTGAAGTGCCACGTGTTCCGCTGCAACGCACCAGCTAAGACTATAGCCTCTGCCCTGCATGAGATGTGTTCCAAG ATCATGGCAGAGAAAGCAGCGATGCCTCCATCCGTGCCACGATCGCTTACAATGGAGAGCATTTCTCCTGAGGATCTGCCTCACCAAG tcAACTTTTTAGATGCAGTCAGGCAGAGGGTTCAGAGATTTGAGGCTGAGTACGTCGGAAACCTTCCCGTCTCCAGAGCAATGG GGATGGAAGTGCTGAACAGGGCTATAGAGAGCATCATGCACTCCAGAGACAGAGACGAATGGGAACCGATTGTCATTCACGTGTCAGACAAGGTGCTGTCGCTATGGAGGGGAGAG GATGGCAAAGACCCTTTTTGGGAATCCCAGGTACGCTATCTGACCTTCCTCGGAGTCGGTCATGACACGCATACCTTTGCAGTGATAGTAGATGCCGGCACTCAGCGCTTTGAGTGTCACGTATTCTGGTGTGAACCTGACGCTGGGATCGTATCCGAGGCAGTCCAGGCAGCATGTATG GTCCAGTACCAGAAGTGCTTGGTTTCCCAGACACCACCTTTGAGGTCTAAAATGTGGCGAGCCGGCTCCAAAGTCAAACGCGCCAACTCCATGGATGGCTCCAGCTTTCCTCCATGCCAGCATGGATACACACAACCCAAAATGGCTTCATCTAGCATAAAGAAAGGCATGCTGGCTTTTTTCGAGACATTCCGAAATAAACCTCCTGTGGTTCCTGCACCATAG
- the LOC113646886 gene encoding sperm-associated antigen 16 protein, translating to MAEICDTESVEGPCYLEKVSIPEDEYEEISVEEDSVAEEEDFETTTEDSEFVPEQVLSSPQELQSPIPEVVDDFLRNFLVKMGMSKTLDCFQTEWFGMQHKETLKTDLVGLVPDIYMHNQLLDNELKNVQTERDSYKQAAFQAGETIVKLQKERDFHRLQHKRVVQEKNRLIEDIRKLKKHYESYGPALRQLNEKYQTALREKMLVSIERDRVSSQVQNLDSALCSSQKRGTKPSVDEMATSDLAKCQAKNATSKHLKDSEFPARTRINPFLPHLKALFAQSTKTSGFSLTKSIKAHTMAVSNLAIHPRKLLIATASDDHLWRLWGIREGEMIMTGEGHTDWLSSCSFHPSGHYLATTSGDTTVRIWDFAKSCCVLTLEGHTHATWGCSFHSCGDFVASCSMDNTAKVWDLYSERCRYTLRGHIDSVNSISFVPFSNILLTCSADKTISLWDARAGLCAQTFYGHRHSCNSATFNALGDTIASCDSYGIVKLWDVRNISALATVDTGPHPSNQVAFSPNGKTLAVASNDHEVKLVELASSHVSSLLGHNDAVESVIFDHKGEHLLSAGYDGEIFIWS from the coding sequence ATGGCAGAGATATGCGACACAGAATCTGTTGAGGGACCATGTTATCTAGAAAAAGTGTCCATACCAGAAGATGAGTATGAAGAGATTAGTGTCGAAGAGGACAGTGTGGCTGAAGAAGAGGATTTTGAAACTACAACTGAAGACAGTGAGTTTGTACCAGAGCAGGTACTTTCCTCACCCCAGGAACTACAAAGCCCTATCCCTGAAGTAGTGGATGATTTTCTTCGCAACTTTCTTGTGAAAATGGGAATGAGCAAAACATTGGATTGCTTCCAGACAGAATGGTTTGGGATGCAACATAAAGAAACGCTCAAAACAGATCTGGTGGGATTGGTGCCTGATATATACATGCACAACCAGCTGCTGGATAACGAGCTGAAAAATGTCCAAACAGAGCGAGACAGCTACAAGCAGGCTGCCTTCCAAGCCGGAGAGACCATTGTGAAGCTTCAGAAGGAACGGGATTTTCACCGATTGCAGCATAAACGTGTTGTGCAAGAGAAAAACAGATTGATTGAGGACATCCGAAAACTAAAGAAACACTACGAGTCTTATGGCCCAGCTTTAAGACAATTGAATGAGAAGTATCAGACAGCTCTGAGAGAAAAGATGTTGGTCAGtattgagagagacagagtctcCAGTCAAGTTCAAAACCTAGACAGTGCTCTGTGTTCTTCGCAAAAGAGAGGTACTAAACCATCAGTTGATGAGATGGCAACTTCTGACCTTGCCAAATGCCAAGCCAAGAACGCTACTTCCAAACATTTAAAAGATTCAGAGTTCCCAGCCAGGACACGAATAAATCCCTTCCTGCCCCATTTAAAAGCCTTATTTGCTCAAAGCACCAAAACATCCGGATTCTCTCTGACCAAATCCATCAAAGCCCACACCATGGCTGTGAGCAATCTTGCGATCCATCCACGTAAACTGCTTATAGCTACTGCAAGTGATGATCACCTTTGGAGGCTTTGGGGGATACGAGAAGGGGAGATGATAATGACTGGTGAGGGTCATACTGACTGGCTGTCTTCCTGTAGCTTCCACCCCAGTGGGCACTATCTAGCTACGACCAGTGGAGACACCACAGTAAGGATCTGGGACTTTGCCAAATCCTGCTGTGTGCTGACCCTGGAAGGCCACACTCATGCCACCTGGGGATGTTCCTTCCACTCCTGTGGGGACTTTGTAGCCTCTTGCTCTATGGATAACACAGCCAAAGTGTGGGACCTTTACAGTGAGCGTTGTCGCTACACGCTGCGTGGCCACATCGACTCAGTGAACAGTATTAGCTTTGTGCCCTTCTCTAACATTCTGCTCACCTGCTCTGCTGATAAGACCATATCACTCTGGGATGCCCGTGCTGGACTCTGTGCTCAAACATTCTATGGGCACAGGCACTCGTGCAACAGTGCAACCTTTAATGCACTGGGAGACACAATTGCTTCCTGTGATTCCTATGGCATTGTGAAATTATGGGATGTAAGGAACATATCAGCCCTGGCCACTGTTGATACGGGACCACACCCTAGCAACCAAGTGGCCTTCAGTCCAAATGGGAAGACGCTAGCAGTCGCAAGTAACGATCATGAGGTGAAGCTGGTGGAATTGGCATCTTCACACGTGTCCAGTCTTTTAGGACATAATGATGCTGTTGAGAGTGTTATTTTTGACCATAAAGGTGAACACCTATTATCTGCTGGATATGATGGTGAAATTTTCATCTGGTCATAA